The nucleotide window GCGGTCGGCTTCCAGTGCCCGGACGACGTCCGGGCGGGCAACGCCGGCGTGCGGCAGCCGAAGCGCACCGGGGGGCTGCGAGCCGCCGGTGGCCGCTTCGGGCCGGTCACGCTGACCCTGATCGGCATCAACGTGCTCGTGGCGCTGGCCACGGCCGTCTCGGCGATCAGCGTGGGCGTCAACCCGCTGACCAGCTTCTCCTCCCCGCTGCAGAACGACCTCGCCACCGCCCCGATCGCCATCGACCAGGGCGACTGGTGGCGGGTGGTCACCAGTGCGTTCACCCACGTGAGCCTCGTGCACCTGGTGTTCAACATGCTCGCGCTGCTGGTCTTCGGCTCCGAGCTCGAACGCCAGCTGGGCCGGGCCCGGTACCTGACCGTCTACCTCGTCTCGGCCCTCGGTGGCGCGGCGGCCATCCAGCTCTTCGCCCCGCCGTACCAGGGCGTGGTGGGGGCCTCGGCGGCCATCTACGGACTGCTGGGCGCCCTGGGCGTGCTGCTGCTGTCCCGGGGTGAGGACCTCCGCGGCCTGCTGACCCTGCTGGGCATCAACCTGGTCGTCAGCCTCCTGCCCGGCATCTCCTGGCAGGGCCACCTCGGCGGCCTGGTGGCCGGTGCGCTGGTGTCCGGCCTGCTCGTCCTGGGCCGGCGCAACCGCGCGCTCGCGGTCGGCGGCACCGCCCTGCTGGTCGTCGTCCTGCTGGTGCTCGTGTTCGGCGGGCTGCGCTAGCCCAGCGGCCAGGAGCCGGCCCCGGCGGCGTGCAGCGCCTCGGCGACCACCGCGGGGTCGGCTCCCAGCTCGCGGCGCCCCAGCACCACCAGGACGGCGTCGTCGCTGCGGTCCTCCAGCTCGAGGGTCGTCGACCGCACGCCCCACCGCCGCTGGCTGCGCACCCGCACCTGCAGCACCGGCCAGGCGATCTCCGTGCTGCCGGTCAGCCTGCGCGCCGTGACGCCGACGGCCCCGGCCCGCAGTCGGGGGCGCAGGAACGCGTCCTGCGCGGCCACGGCGAGCAGTCCCAGGCCGGCGCCACCCACCAGCCCTCGGCCGACCGGGTCGACCGTCAGCACGGCCAGCACCAGCCCGAGCCCGGCGACCGCCGTCACGACCGTCCCGGCGACGCGGGGTGACCACTGCACGCGGCCAGCTTGTCACCCCCGCGGCGCGGACGTCCCCAGGGTGGGCACCGTCGCAGGTCGGCTCCGTCCACAGCCCGGACCCGTCTCCCCGTGGTTGTCCTCACCCCTGGTCGCCGCTCGGTGACCGCGCGGAAGTGTCGACATCTCGCCGGGACACGCCCACGAACACTGCCGCACGCTGTTGGTTTGCCCCGACGCGGGACGGGTAGTAGGGCGCCGCTGCCTGGCCGGGTCGGGCACTTTTCCCACAGCTGTGTACACAGCTGGGGACGGACTTCCACGTCTGTAGTCACCTCGGTGTGGTTTGCGCCCCAGCAGTCACAAGCGGGCCATCCGCGCAGGTCAGCTGCGTGGGAGCCGGTTGGGGAACTCCACAGTTCGTGGACAACTCCGTGGACGGGGCGCTGCGCCGCCTGTGGACAGAGCCGGGGCCGCTGTGCACAGTCGCTCGCCTCAGCGAGCACCGACGAGCCCCTGACCTGCGCGGTTACCGCCTTGTCGACAGCGCCGAGGGGTCACCACAGGGCTCCGGACGGTGACCGGCCGCCGTCCCCAGGTCGATGGACACCGGGACCTCCGCCGAGACCCGCTGCACGCCCCCTGGAGACGACGAAGGCCCCCGTCCCGGAGGGGACGGGGGCCTGTCGGCCGGGGGCGCGTCAGCGCCAGCGCATCGACATCACGAGGCCGGCGACCATCAGGCCGAAGCCGATGAGGAAGTTCAGGGAGCCGAGGGAGACCATGAAGCCGATCCGGTCGCCGGCCACGTAGTAGACGACGATCCACAGCAGCCCGACCAGCATCAGCGCGATCATGAGGACGGCGTACCAGCGGGGGCTCGGCTGGGCGGCGCGAGCCCGCGCGGCCGTTGCGGGCAGGACCCCCTCCGGCGGCGTGTAGACGGACTTCTTGCGCACCTTCGACTTCGGCACCTGCGGACTCCCTCCCGGGCCGTGGCCTGTCGCCCCGGCGTGAACTCCCCTCAGCCTAAGCTGCAGGCCCAGCGGACAGGCCCACGCACGCGGGCCGGGTCACCCGACCCGGCGTCCCGGCGGGGCCCCGGGGAGCGAGCAGCGGAGGTCGACGTGCGCCGGTGGGGCGGCTCGCCGCGGTGGAGCCCGTGGACGGCGCTGGTGCCCGTGGTCGCCCTGGTGGCCGGGTTCATCTTCGCCACCTCCGGCACCACCGCCCAGGGCACCGACCTGCGCGCCGGGGAGAGCTCGCAGCTGGCCGACCTGATCGACCAGCGCGAGGCGTCGGTCGCGGACCAGCAGACGACCCTGGCCGCGCTGCAGGCCCAGGTGCAGGAGCTCACCGACCAGGCCGCCACCCGCAACGGCGCCGTGGCCGAGGCGCAGGACCTGGGCCGGGCCGGGCTGCCCTCGGCCGGCCTGACCGGCCTGGTGGGCCCCGGGCTCGTCGTCACCCTCGACGACGCCCAGCTCGGCCCCAACGGGGCGCTGCCGGCCGGCGCCCGCCCGGACGACGTCGTCATCCACCAGTCCGACGTCCAGGGCGTGGTGAACGCGCTGTGGGCCGCCGGCGCCGACGGGGTGTCGATCATGGGCCGGCGGCTGACGGCCACCAGCGCGGTCATCTGCGTGGGCAACACGCTGCTGCTGCAGGGGCGGACCTACTCCCCGCCCTTCGTCGTGGCGGCCGTGGGCAGCGCCGGGCAGCTGCGCAGCCAGCTCGGGGCGTCGGCGGAGGTTCGGCTCCTGCGCGACGCCGCCGACCGCTACGGCCTCACCTACGACGTCACCGACGAGCGCGCGGTCACCCTGCCGGCCTACGACGGTGCGCTGGACATGCAGTACGCCCGCACCGACTGAGCCGACCGGCGGGTGACGGGGCCGGGCCGGGCGTGTACACCTGGACCCGGGCAGCGCCCGCCGTCGTGCGGCACCGCCGTCCGAGCCCGTCGCCGTCCTGCCCGTCCGACCTTGTCGCCGTCCTGCCCGTCCGACCCTGTCGCCGTCCTACGGAGCCGTGAACCCGCCGTGACCCTCCCCGACGCCCCTGCAGCGACCCGGCCGGTGCTGGTCGTCGACAACTTCGACAGCTTCGTCTACAACCTCGTGCAGTACCTGGGGCAGCTGGGCGTGCCCAGCCTGGTCCGGCGCAACGACGCGGTGAGCGTGGCCGAGCTCGAGGACCTCGACGTCGCCGGTGTCCTGCTCTCCCCGGGTCCGGGCACCCCCGTCGACGCCGGCGTGACCGTGCCGATGGTCCGGGCGGCCGCCGAGGCGGGTCTGCCGGTGCTGGGCGTCTGCCTCGGCCACCAGGCCATAGCCGAGGCGTTCGGTGGCGTCGTGGGCCGGGCCCCGGAGCTGCTGCACGGCAAGACCAGCCAGGTCCTGCACGACGGCGTGGGCGTGCTCGCCGGGCTGCCCAGCCCGTTCACCGCCACCCGCTACCACTCGCTGGCGGTCGAGGCCGACACCGTCCCCGACGAGCTCGAGGTCACCGGCCACACCCCGTCGGGGATCGTGATGGCGCTGCGGCACCGTGAGCTGCCGATCGAGGGCGTGCAGTTCCACCCCGAGTCGGTGCTCACCGAGGGCGGGCACCAGCTGCTGGCCAACTGGCTGCTCTCCTGCGGCCTGGCCCCGGACCCGGCCCTGGTCGAGGCGGCTTCCGCCGCCACCCGCCG belongs to Modestobacter sp. L9-4 and includes:
- a CDS encoding PH domain-containing protein is translated as MQWSPRVAGTVVTAVAGLGLVLAVLTVDPVGRGLVGGAGLGLLAVAAQDAFLRPRLRAGAVGVTARRLTGSTEIAWPVLQVRVRSQRRWGVRSTTLELEDRSDDAVLVVLGRRELGADPAVVAEALHAAGAGSWPLG
- a CDS encoding aminodeoxychorismate/anthranilate synthase component II, with amino-acid sequence MTLPDAPAATRPVLVVDNFDSFVYNLVQYLGQLGVPSLVRRNDAVSVAELEDLDVAGVLLSPGPGTPVDAGVTVPMVRAAAEAGLPVLGVCLGHQAIAEAFGGVVGRAPELLHGKTSQVLHDGVGVLAGLPSPFTATRYHSLAVEADTVPDELEVTGHTPSGIVMALRHRELPIEGVQFHPESVLTEGGHQLLANWLLSCGLAPDPALVEAASAATRRLTTATV
- the crgA gene encoding cell division protein CrgA; this encodes MPKSKVRKKSVYTPPEGVLPATAARARAAQPSPRWYAVLMIALMLVGLLWIVVYYVAGDRIGFMVSLGSLNFLIGFGLMVAGLVMSMRWR
- a CDS encoding DUF881 domain-containing protein — protein: MRRWGGSPRWSPWTALVPVVALVAGFIFATSGTTAQGTDLRAGESSQLADLIDQREASVADQQTTLAALQAQVQELTDQAATRNGAVAEAQDLGRAGLPSAGLTGLVGPGLVVTLDDAQLGPNGALPAGARPDDVVIHQSDVQGVVNALWAAGADGVSIMGRRLTATSAVICVGNTLLLQGRTYSPPFVVAAVGSAGQLRSQLGASAEVRLLRDAADRYGLTYDVTDERAVTLPAYDGALDMQYARTD
- a CDS encoding rhomboid family intramembrane serine protease is translated as MNPAAVGFQCPDDVRAGNAGVRQPKRTGGLRAAGGRFGPVTLTLIGINVLVALATAVSAISVGVNPLTSFSSPLQNDLATAPIAIDQGDWWRVVTSAFTHVSLVHLVFNMLALLVFGSELERQLGRARYLTVYLVSALGGAAAIQLFAPPYQGVVGASAAIYGLLGALGVLLLSRGEDLRGLLTLLGINLVVSLLPGISWQGHLGGLVAGALVSGLLVLGRRNRALAVGGTALLVVVLLVLVFGGLR